The genomic stretch ACCGCGCGTCGGTGGGCGAACCGGCCAGCTCGCACGGCTCGTAGCCGCGCGGCGCCGTCAGGGTCACGCGGTAGTGGCGGTGCCCGGCGGTGCCGTCCGCCTCGGTGATCTCCGCGAGGTGGTTGGCCGGACGGCAGGCCGAGGGGGCGGCGGCGCGGGGCACCGCCGGTACGGCCTGCGCGACTCCCGCACCCGTTCCACCCGCCAGCGCGGCGGCGGTGGCGGCGACGGCGGCGGCGATCCTACGGCTGGTACGCATCGTGCGTGCTCCTTGCCTCGCTT from Actinacidiphila yeochonensis CN732 encodes the following:
- a CDS encoding DUF4232 domain-containing protein; its protein translation is MRTSRRIAAAVAATAAALAGGTGAGVAQAVPAVPRAAAPSACRPANHLAEITEADGTAGHRHYRVTLTAPRGYEPCELAGSPTDARFSDGGADTGVTAGRYGDQDGVVVFGPGHPVHFDIQVPDSGRGVAADEASFTLQAPDGEIPGTSFADGALQVAAGTLVGPVQPGA